A single genomic interval of Picosynechococcus sp. PCC 7003 harbors:
- a CDS encoding DUF3172 domain-containing protein → MKRQTRSRYDRPSYDRPRYPEREPKKSLFNFNYATLALFGGIFVLGVTVGIGFSSSTNLNPTSIDSRLEIDRQAPDAELCQQFGASAIVTDMKIFVTLNPFNVFVTQPQMEPGCVIRQNNWAILERQNLVTSEQVNDCKRRMNTFGYTGSLQGSPSINCIYQNDAAGNLFLNQPGTTTVPESDRF, encoded by the coding sequence ATGAAACGTCAAACTCGTTCACGTTACGATCGCCCTTCCTACGACCGTCCGAGGTATCCCGAACGGGAACCCAAAAAGTCCCTCTTTAACTTCAACTATGCAACTCTGGCATTGTTTGGGGGAATTTTTGTCCTAGGGGTTACGGTGGGCATCGGCTTTAGCTCCAGTACCAATCTTAACCCGACAAGTATTGATTCTCGCCTGGAAATTGACCGCCAGGCCCCCGATGCTGAACTTTGTCAGCAATTTGGTGCGAGTGCCATCGTGACAGACATGAAAATCTTTGTGACCTTAAATCCCTTCAACGTCTTTGTCACCCAACCCCAGATGGAGCCAGGCTGTGTGATTCGGCAAAATAACTGGGCGATTCTCGAACGCCAAAACCTCGTCACCTCAGAACAAGTCAACGACTGTAAGCGGCGCATGAATACCTTTGGTTATACCGGGAGTCTACAAGGATCACCGAGTATTAACTGTATTTATCAAAATGATGCGGCGGGAAATCTCTTCCTTAATCAGCCTGGAACAACTACTGTTCCAGAATCCGACCGTTTCTAG
- a CDS encoding DUF86 domain-containing protein, with the protein MADRHTLVLLDILISARLAINYLADLSWTEFLGNIVVQDAVIRRLEIMGLAARNIPKVMHPELPQVPWFELEAIAKTMSEDYEAVNIAFVWDLVRNDLPVWAEALEVILPENLHV; encoded by the coding sequence ATGGCGGATCGGCACACACTAGTTTTATTGGACATTCTCATTTCGGCGCGGTTAGCGATTAATTACCTGGCAGATCTGAGTTGGACGGAGTTCCTCGGCAATATTGTTGTGCAGGATGCGGTGATTCGGCGGCTCGAAATTATGGGTCTGGCGGCGCGGAATATTCCCAAGGTGATGCATCCGGAACTCCCCCAAGTGCCTTGGTTTGAACTAGAGGCGATCGCCAAAACCATGAGTGAAGACTACGAAGCGGTTAATATCGCCTTTGTTTGGGATCTGGTGCGTAATGATTTGCCGGTTTGGGCGGAGGCTTTGGAAGTGATTTTGCCGGAAAATCTCCATGTCTAG
- a CDS encoding histidine phosphatase family protein, translating into MVFKSVTHDTWGRQLWFVRHGNRLDFVQPAWFTTALYPYDPPLCPAGHRQAQELGDRLAQETIHHIFTSPFLRTIQTGQYCAQRLNLSLKLEPGLGEWHNPAWMTRPPLTHPKGFLRQNCVNIDWHYQEKYLPRYPENLAQVKRRTILTLQQLLKSYAGNLLFIGHKVPLGICLSYLLGDTKTMSPDVCALNQLVNIGDRWFWQRQNETHFLTDPGIKVAP; encoded by the coding sequence ATGGTATTTAAATCTGTTACCCACGACACTTGGGGCCGACAGTTGTGGTTTGTGCGCCACGGAAATCGCTTGGATTTTGTGCAACCGGCTTGGTTTACGACGGCTCTCTATCCCTACGATCCGCCCCTTTGTCCCGCTGGCCACCGCCAGGCCCAGGAGTTAGGCGATCGCCTCGCCCAAGAAACGATCCACCACATTTTCACCTCCCCTTTCTTGCGCACGATCCAAACGGGTCAGTACTGCGCCCAACGTTTAAACCTCTCTCTGAAGCTAGAGCCGGGCCTGGGGGAATGGCATAATCCCGCCTGGATGACCCGCCCGCCGCTGACTCACCCCAAAGGATTCTTGCGTCAAAACTGCGTCAATATCGACTGGCACTACCAGGAAAAATATTTGCCCCGCTACCCCGAAAATCTTGCCCAGGTGAAGCGACGGACGATTCTGACCCTCCAGCAGTTACTCAAATCCTATGCTGGCAACTTGCTTTTCATCGGCCACAAAGTTCCCCTAGGCATTTGTCTGAGTTACCTACTGGGGGACACCAAAACCATGAGCCCCGATGTGTGTGCTCTCAATCAACTGGTTAACATTGGCGATCGCTGGTTTTGGCAACGGCAAAATGAGACCCATTTTTTGACAGACCCAGGCATTAAGGTCGCCCCCTAA